From a region of the Helicobacter hepaticus ATCC 51449 genome:
- the pyrC gene encoding dihydroorotase, with amino-acid sequence MPQTLQLTNPMDMHLHLREGEMLSAILPFSANPFSAAVVMPNLKTPITTTAQALAYKRQILSLCSTSFEPLMSIFLTPDLDKQELIRAKEAGIHILKLYPKGSTTGSEKGVKEMLCEKTLHIFEIAQELGFILSIHGESNGFCMEREYEFLPIFAHIAQHFPRLRIIIEHMSDRRSLELIEQYPNLYATLTLHHITMNLDDVLGGGINPHHFCKPMLKTKKDQQALLQAALNAHPKVSFGSDSAPHLESAKLNSKGAAGIFSAPILLPALAEVFAFHNALDCLQTFISNRAIANYKLKHFPIKTITLERVENPVPPYINTPLGHIIPLRAQTNLSWRIKEENR; translated from the coding sequence ATGCCACAAACATTACAACTCACAAACCCTATGGATATGCATCTTCATTTGCGCGAGGGAGAAATGCTTAGTGCTATCTTGCCTTTTAGTGCAAATCCTTTTAGTGCTGCTGTTGTTATGCCAAATCTTAAAACCCCTATTACCACTACTGCACAAGCTCTTGCATACAAAAGGCAGATTCTATCACTTTGTTCTACATCATTTGAACCACTTATGAGTATTTTTCTTACTCCAGACCTTGACAAACAAGAACTTATACGTGCTAAAGAAGCAGGCATTCATATTCTTAAACTTTATCCTAAGGGCTCAACTACGGGAAGTGAGAAGGGCGTTAAAGAGATGTTATGCGAAAAGACACTTCATATCTTTGAGATTGCTCAAGAATTAGGCTTTATTCTCTCCATACACGGCGAGAGTAATGGCTTTTGTATGGAAAGAGAATATGAATTTTTGCCTATTTTTGCCCATATTGCACAACATTTCCCTCGTCTTCGCATAATCATTGAGCATATGAGCGATAGGCGTAGTCTTGAGTTGATTGAACAATACCCAAATCTCTATGCTACACTTACATTACATCACATTACTATGAATCTTGATGACGTGCTTGGTGGGGGGATTAATCCTCATCACTTCTGCAAACCTATGCTTAAAACCAAAAAAGACCAACAAGCCTTGCTGCAAGCTGCTCTAAATGCTCACCCAAAAGTAAGTTTTGGGTCGGATTCTGCGCCTCATTTAGAATCTGCAAAACTTAACTCCAAAGGTGCAGCGGGGATTTTTTCTGCCCCTATTTTACTCCCAGCCCTTGCTGAAGTTTTTGCATTTCATAACGCCCTTGATTGCTTGCAAACATTTATAAGCAATAGGGCTATCGCGAACTACAAGCTAAAGCATTTTCCGATTAAAACCATCACGCTTGAGCGTGTGGAAAATCCAGTGCCTCCTTACATTAATACACCTCTTGGGCATATTATACCACTCCGAGCGCAAACAAATCTCTCTTGGCGCATTAAAGAGGAAAATAGATGA
- the folP gene encoding dihydropteroate synthase, producing the protein MIVQRIYPQSIPQKIQAIGADAIGQKIMSKKAHIFGFEITGLSFEAVNILKQEALSVGGDCATPRDTIAHKGKHIALLIATRSQLEKIIAKLSIQPFGLKTLKSLLQGHLKTQSAVPSLMAIINATPDSFYKHSQTEGEQAIKRINTLLEKEVDIIDIGAASSRPGSELIESDEEIARLKPIVEYIATHKLYEKVCFSIDTYNPQTADYALSRGFKMINDVSGFSNAQMIQVATKYNARVVLMHTKGTPETMQSLTDSYTHLFNDIDCFFEHKIALLNDAGITDIILDIGFGFAKDTSQNIALIKDLAHFLHFGFPLLVGASRKNTIGQITGKKVENRLAGTLALHLFALQNGASILRIHDEDEHIDMLKMYKAMQ; encoded by the coding sequence ATGATAGTACAGAGAATCTACCCTCAATCTATTCCTCAAAAAATCCAAGCAATAGGCGCAGATGCCATAGGACAAAAGATTATGAGCAAAAAAGCACATATTTTTGGTTTTGAAATCACTGGCTTAAGCTTTGAAGCAGTCAATATTCTTAAACAAGAAGCTTTAAGTGTGGGTGGGGATTGTGCTACGCCAAGAGATACTATTGCCCATAAAGGCAAACATATTGCTCTGCTCATTGCCACTAGATCTCAACTTGAAAAAATCATTGCAAAACTCTCTATACAACCCTTTGGCTTAAAGACACTTAAAAGCCTTCTTCAAGGACATCTTAAAACACAATCTGCTGTGCCCTCCCTTATGGCAATTATTAATGCCACGCCTGATAGTTTTTATAAGCATTCACAAACAGAAGGAGAACAAGCTATAAAAAGAATAAATACACTTTTAGAAAAAGAAGTAGATATTATTGATATTGGTGCGGCAAGTTCTCGTCCGGGCAGTGAGTTAATAGAATCTGATGAAGAAATTGCTCGTTTAAAACCCATTGTAGAATATATTGCTACACATAAACTCTACGAAAAAGTATGTTTTAGTATTGATACTTATAACCCGCAAACTGCTGATTATGCACTTTCTCGTGGATTTAAAATGATTAATGATGTGAGTGGATTCTCTAACGCACAAATGATACAAGTTGCTACAAAATACAATGCCCGAGTAGTCTTAATGCACACTAAAGGCACACCCGAAACTATGCAAAGCCTCACAGATAGCTACACTCATCTTTTTAATGATATAGATTGTTTTTTTGAGCATAAAATTGCTTTATTAAACGATGCAGGCATAACAGATATTATCCTTGATATTGGCTTTGGCTTTGCTAAAGATACCTCGCAAAATATTGCTCTAATCAAAGATTTGGCACATTTTTTGCACTTTGGATTCCCATTACTTGTTGGAGCTAGCCGTAAAAATACTATCGGACAAATCACAGGGAAAAAAGTAGAAAATCGATTAGCTGGCACACTTGCGCTACATCTTTTTGCCTTACAAAATGGAGCAAGTATTTTGCGCATACACGATGAAGATGAGCATATTGATATGCTTAAAATGTATAAGGCGATGCAATGA
- a CDS encoding HobA family DNA replication regulator — protein MENISDWFLRIIREDEKKGIMSGWIEEKRFIFLPSMTYTIEHIIKGGSIIVLTDEKCEWFGDYIITHINQSHKGRPFFPIVQIKYLHNMIDSNKEGSIQGFKLIKDMLDMMYSNYRFWYIGKKNTRADFAKNSGEGWFWIFDENNTFLSSTDEKLDYKLLSLFKLFDRAILEAMFNRISLDI, from the coding sequence ATGGAAAATATCAGTGATTGGTTTTTGCGTATCATACGTGAAGATGAAAAAAAAGGTATTATGAGTGGGTGGATTGAAGAAAAACGTTTTATTTTTCTACCTTCTATGACATATACGATTGAACACATTATCAAAGGTGGAAGCATTATTGTCCTTACCGATGAAAAATGTGAATGGTTTGGAGACTATATCATTACCCATATTAATCAATCGCACAAAGGGCGTCCTTTTTTTCCTATTGTCCAAATTAAATATCTACACAATATGATAGATTCTAACAAAGAAGGGAGTATTCAAGGTTTTAAACTCATTAAAGATATGCTTGATATGATGTATTCAAATTATAGATTTTGGTATATTGGCAAAAAAAACACACGAGCAGATTTTGCAAAAAATAGCGGTGAAGGGTGGTTTTGGATATTTGATGAAAATAATACATTTTTAAGTTCCACTGATGAAAAACTTGATTATAAACTCTTAAGTCTTTTTAAACTCTTTGATAGAGCTATTCTTGAGGCTATGTTTAATAGAATCTCACTTGATATATAG
- a CDS encoding phosphomannomutase/phosphoglucomutase, with translation MQTLHNKHILEITHIFREYDIRGIFGDDLTHEVVCGIGQLLGEYIIESKLPPCIYIGYDARTHSPTLLTWLAEGFASTGIEVYDLGLIPTPVAYFATFNTIDSITCPHSVMITGSHNPPQYNGFKITINQTPFYGEQIRALGTKLTTLLNQQNKHNILPNTHQNKTYTKINALGAYIDYLTRAFASLENFPYLIAVDCGNGVGGIGIKKILENLNINYTPLFFEPDGTFPNHHPDPSEEKNLIALKDKMKSDSIPIGIAFDGDADRLALLTTHYNYKGDELAILFAQEMKRRFLSPVVIGEVKCSQVMYDEINKIGKAIMYKTGHSNLKVKLKELNAHLAAEMSGHLFFNDRYFGYDDAIYASLRALELFLHYTPKELEATINALPHLYSTDEEKISTTEEEKFTLIHTLGEALKNPPADFPSIKDIISIDGLRVIFENGWGLIRASNTTPVLVTRFEAISKEECESYKTHLLALLKNCQKT, from the coding sequence ATGCAAACACTACACAATAAACATATTTTAGAAATTACACATATTTTTCGCGAATATGATATTCGTGGTATTTTCGGTGATGACCTCACGCACGAAGTTGTATGTGGCATAGGGCAACTACTTGGAGAATATATTATAGAATCTAAACTGCCTCCTTGCATATATATTGGCTATGATGCACGCACACATTCGCCTACTCTTCTTACGTGGCTTGCGGAAGGTTTTGCATCAACAGGTATTGAAGTTTATGATCTTGGACTTATCCCTACTCCTGTGGCATACTTTGCAACCTTTAACACCATAGATTCTATCACTTGTCCTCATTCTGTAATGATTACAGGCTCACACAATCCGCCTCAATACAATGGCTTTAAAATTACCATTAATCAAACACCTTTTTATGGAGAGCAAATCCGTGCTCTTGGGACAAAACTCACTACGTTGCTCAATCAACAAAATAAACACAATATTCTCCCAAATACACATCAAAATAAAACATATACAAAAATTAACGCTCTTGGGGCATATATAGATTATTTGACGCGAGCATTTGCCTCCCTTGAGAATTTTCCCTATCTTATTGCTGTAGATTGTGGCAACGGCGTGGGTGGTATAGGTATAAAAAAAATTTTAGAAAATCTTAATATTAACTATACACCACTTTTTTTTGAACCAGATGGCACTTTTCCCAATCATCACCCAGACCCAAGCGAGGAAAAAAATCTCATTGCACTTAAAGACAAAATGAAATCGGATTCTATACCGATTGGAATTGCCTTTGATGGAGATGCTGATAGACTTGCACTTTTAACAACTCATTATAATTATAAAGGCGATGAACTTGCTATTCTTTTTGCGCAAGAGATGAAAAGACGCTTTTTAAGTCCTGTCGTCATTGGCGAAGTCAAATGTTCGCAAGTGATGTATGACGAAATCAACAAAATCGGCAAAGCAATAATGTATAAAACAGGACATAGTAACCTTAAAGTCAAGCTTAAAGAGCTCAATGCACATCTTGCAGCAGAAATGAGTGGGCATCTCTTCTTTAATGACCGATATTTTGGCTATGATGATGCAATTTATGCTTCACTTAGAGCTTTAGAGTTGTTTTTGCACTATACACCAAAGGAACTAGAAGCTACTATCAATGCTCTACCTCATCTTTACAGCACAGACGAAGAGAAGATTTCTACCACAGAGGAAGAGAAATTCACTCTTATTCACACCCTTGGTGAGGCATTAAAAAACCCTCCTGCTGATTTCCCTTCCATTAAAGATATTATCAGCATTGATGGATTGCGTGTAATATTTGAAAATGGCTGGGGACTCATAAGGGCAAGTAATACTACACCTGTGCTTGTTACACGTTTTGAAGCTATAAGCAAAGAAGAATGCGAATCTTATAAAACTCATTTACTTGCTCTTCTGAAAAATTGTCAAAAAACATAA
- a CDS encoding DNA polymerase III subunit delta', with product MIGEIHITPFPQNLIEDFTHNRDEQYYEIFEREDFKIDDAKEVIAQSYLAHEKETLIIITAHKYNQAAQNALLKIIEEPPQNVRFILIAKNKNAFLPTIRSRMQLKIHRHKSDIAPFELDIKKLNLQSIYEFCKHNENAHHSKEEVKLRIQSLLFALFEAKIKLNERELALFDKAIALNQNDASERENYIFLPLLLRILQKQKNKQ from the coding sequence ATGATAGGAGAAATTCATATAACACCTTTTCCTCAGAACCTTATAGAAGATTTTACTCACAATCGTGATGAGCAATATTATGAAATCTTTGAACGAGAAGATTTTAAAATTGATGATGCAAAAGAAGTAATCGCTCAAAGTTACCTTGCACACGAAAAAGAAACACTTATTATCATCACTGCTCACAAATATAATCAGGCTGCACAAAATGCTTTGCTTAAAATCATAGAAGAGCCTCCACAAAATGTGCGTTTTATCCTTATTGCAAAAAATAAAAACGCTTTTCTTCCCACAATTCGCTCTCGTATGCAGCTTAAAATACATAGGCATAAGAGCGACATTGCACCCTTTGAACTTGATATAAAAAAACTCAACCTGCAATCTATTTATGAATTTTGCAAACACAATGAAAACGCTCATCACAGCAAAGAGGAAGTGAAACTTCGCATTCAATCACTTCTTTTTGCACTTTTTGAAGCCAAAATCAAACTCAATGAGCGAGAACTTGCACTTTTTGATAAAGCCATCGCACTCAATCAAAATGATGCAAGTGAAAGAGAAAATTACATTTTTTTGCCACTTTTGCTTAGAATCTTGCAAAAACAAAAGAATAAACAATGA
- the hisC gene encoding histidinol-phosphate transaminase produces MFRSALKQIVTYEAGKPIELVVREYGIKPEDIIKLGSNENPYGTSAQVVESLQKNAHKAFLYPDDSMYELKNALASHFDVESKHIIIGAGSDQIIEFCMQALNHHNAQVLMAKTTFAMYEVYAKLAGVEISKTPSDEHILEEFFQLYQSEKERKHISAVFLCAPNNPLGECLDAAAIEQFIQAVDKDTLVIVDGAYQEFAAYKDKAKAINPKQLIERFSNVIYLGTFSKVYGLGGMRVGYGIASEHIISMLYKVRPPFNVTTLSLQAALIALKDQVFVSECIKNNAIEMARYEAFANEMGFTFIPSYGNFITFLHSHIESSHLCDWLLQNGLIVRNLRSYGLNAFRITIGRAEQNTRVFELIKAYLQIHN; encoded by the coding sequence GTGTTTCGGAGCGCATTGAAGCAAATTGTAACTTATGAGGCAGGGAAGCCAATAGAGCTTGTCGTGCGTGAGTATGGGATTAAGCCAGAGGATATTATTAAACTTGGCAGTAATGAGAATCCTTATGGAACATCTGCTCAAGTAGTAGAATCTCTTCAAAAAAATGCCCATAAAGCTTTTTTGTATCCTGATGATTCTATGTATGAGCTTAAAAATGCCCTAGCCTCGCATTTTGATGTAGAATCTAAACATATTATTATTGGTGCAGGAAGCGACCAAATCATTGAATTTTGTATGCAGGCGCTCAATCATCACAATGCACAGGTGCTTATGGCTAAAACGACTTTTGCTATGTATGAGGTATATGCGAAACTTGCTGGTGTAGAGATTTCTAAAACACCAAGTGATGAACATATTTTAGAGGAGTTTTTTCAACTCTATCAAAGCGAAAAAGAAAGAAAACATATAAGTGCAGTGTTTTTATGTGCACCAAATAATCCTTTGGGTGAATGTTTAGATGCAGCGGCTATTGAGCAATTTATACAAGCAGTGGATAAGGATACACTTGTAATTGTTGATGGCGCATATCAGGAGTTTGCAGCTTATAAAGATAAGGCAAAGGCTATTAATCCCAAGCAGCTTATAGAGCGTTTTAGTAATGTGATTTATCTAGGAACATTCTCAAAAGTATATGGTTTGGGTGGTATGCGTGTGGGTTATGGTATTGCAAGTGAGCATATTATTTCTATGCTTTATAAAGTGCGCCCACCCTTTAATGTTACTACACTTAGCTTACAAGCTGCTCTTATTGCATTAAAAGACCAAGTGTTTGTGAGTGAGTGTATAAAAAATAATGCTATTGAAATGGCAAGATACGAAGCATTTGCTAATGAAATGGGATTTACATTTATCCCTTCATATGGGAATTTTATTACATTTTTGCATTCGCATATAGAATCTTCGCATTTATGTGATTGGTTATTGCAAAATGGTTTAATAGTGCGTAATCTACGCTCTTATGGATTGAATGCTTTTCGGATAACAATTGGTAGAGCAGAGCAGAATACACGCGTATTTGAACTCATAAAAGCATATTTACAAATTCATAACTAA
- a CDS encoding RNA pyrophosphohydrolase: MKSSCTQEKLQQDAPIKKYRPNVAAVILSSVYPKECRFFIAQRLDIKDVWQFPQGGIDEGESPRDALFRELREEIGTDEIEIISECPEWIQYDFPKSMSKKKYKGFAGQIQKYFLVRLKNDAAINIKTKEPEFNKYEFVSRKKLLECVTPFKKGVYKQVLEYFKKEGYL; encoded by the coding sequence ATGAAATCATCTTGCACACAAGAAAAATTACAACAAGATGCCCCTATTAAAAAGTATCGTCCCAATGTTGCTGCTGTGATTCTCTCAAGTGTATATCCAAAAGAATGCCGATTTTTTATTGCGCAACGTTTAGATATTAAAGATGTATGGCAATTCCCTCAAGGAGGTATTGATGAAGGAGAAAGTCCTCGTGATGCGCTTTTTCGTGAATTGCGAGAGGAAATAGGCACAGATGAAATAGAAATTATTAGTGAATGCCCAGAATGGATACAATATGATTTTCCCAAAAGTATGTCAAAAAAAAAGTATAAAGGCTTTGCAGGACAGATTCAGAAATATTTTTTGGTGCGACTTAAAAATGATGCTGCTATTAATATCAAAACCAAAGAACCAGAATTTAACAAATATGAATTTGTCAGTAGAAAAAAACTCCTAGAGTGCGTAACACCTTTTAAAAAAGGAGTATATAAGCAAGTTTTAGAGTATTTTAAAAAAGAAGGTTATCTCTAG
- a CDS encoding aspartate kinase translates to MLIVQKYGGTSMGDCDRIHNVAKRVIKSKAQGHKLVVVVSAMGGETDRLINFTQHFTPLPNTREVDMALSAGERVSAALLAIALESMGVKAISLSGRGAGIITDEFHTKARISYIDTTKIFHLLNEDYVVVVAGFQGISQQGEVTTLGRGGSDLSAVALAGALNATVCEIYSDVDGIYTTDPRIVKNARKLEKISYDEMLELASMGAKVLLNRSVELAKKLNVNLICASSFSEAQGTLITKEEDIMEKPVVSGVALDKNQARVSLADVQDRPGIAADIFGLLADNNINVDMIVQTIGRDGKTDIDFTIPKTEVTLTQQVLEKFKDDLGNIEYDNNIAKVSIVGVGMKSHSGVASTAFKALAQDDINIMMISTSEIKISMIINAQFAELAVCKLHSVYELDK, encoded by the coding sequence ATGCTAATCGTGCAAAAATATGGTGGCACGAGTATGGGAGATTGTGATAGGATCCATAATGTCGCCAAACGCGTTATTAAAAGTAAAGCCCAAGGACATAAGCTTGTGGTTGTCGTATCTGCAATGGGAGGAGAAACAGATAGACTTATTAACTTTACACAACACTTCACGCCATTGCCAAATACACGCGAAGTTGATATGGCACTAAGTGCTGGAGAAAGGGTAAGCGCTGCACTCCTTGCTATTGCTTTGGAATCAATGGGCGTAAAGGCAATTTCGCTAAGCGGTAGAGGAGCTGGAATTATCACTGATGAATTTCATACTAAAGCACGTATTTCTTATATTGATACAACCAAAATTTTTCATCTTCTTAATGAAGATTATGTAGTCGTAGTTGCAGGGTTTCAAGGCATATCACAACAAGGTGAAGTAACTACGCTTGGGCGAGGAGGGAGTGATTTATCTGCTGTAGCATTAGCTGGCGCACTTAATGCTACTGTATGTGAGATTTATAGCGATGTTGATGGTATTTATACAACAGATCCGCGCATTGTTAAAAACGCACGCAAATTAGAAAAAATTAGTTATGATGAAATGTTGGAGCTTGCCTCTATGGGTGCGAAAGTTTTGCTTAATCGCTCTGTGGAACTCGCTAAAAAACTCAATGTCAATCTTATCTGCGCTAGCTCTTTTAGCGAAGCTCAAGGCACACTTATTACCAAAGAGGAGGATATAATGGAAAAACCAGTCGTCAGTGGCGTAGCACTTGATAAAAATCAAGCACGTGTAAGTTTAGCTGATGTGCAAGACCGCCCAGGTATTGCTGCAGATATTTTTGGACTACTTGCAGATAATAATATTAATGTAGATATGATAGTTCAAACAATTGGGCGTGATGGCAAAACTGATATTGATTTTACTATTCCTAAAACTGAAGTTACCCTTACACAACAAGTATTAGAAAAATTTAAAGATGATTTGGGCAATATCGAATATGATAACAACATTGCTAAAGTCTCTATTGTAGGAGTAGGTATGAAATCACATTCTGGCGTAGCAAGCACAGCATTTAAAGCGTTAGCACAAGATGATATTAATATTATGATGATAAGCACAAGTGAAATTAAAATTTCAATGATTATTAACGCCCAATTTGCTGAGCTTGCCGTGTGCAAGCTTCATAGTGTTTATGAACTTGATAAATAA
- the hemW gene encoding radical SAM family heme chaperone HemW: MLLYVHIPFCGSKCGYCAFNSFVVEQDNFESYIQALCADIEHTLCHLYPHSHISSIFFGGGTPNLLHSEHYEAIFTILYKNAFISKDCEITLEANVNYLNTQWCKDLVSLGANRLSVGIQSFDKDKIAFLEREHSVYEIAKCIENAYNGGFKNISCDLIINTPLDSKALISSEITQAAALPLSHISVYTLSIDEGSRFFLESKKSKPIQNSKTIDSKTDEELSFWARECLKENGFYQYEVSNYVKFNTNAECKHNLGYWQGEEYLGCGAGAVGRIANKRTRAYPSLNEYIKNPYYRLVEELSEEDLRLEQIMLGLRCVKGVDMAVFDDERFLKPLFDDKKCFRESYNGKLFLVADELFLADEIATWILCRI, from the coding sequence GTGTTGCTTTATGTTCATATTCCCTTTTGTGGGAGTAAATGTGGTTATTGTGCATTTAATTCTTTTGTGGTAGAACAAGACAACTTTGAATCTTACATACAAGCACTTTGTGCGGATATAGAGCATACTTTGTGCCATTTGTATCCTCACTCGCATATTAGTTCTATTTTTTTTGGTGGTGGCACACCGAATCTTTTGCATAGTGAGCATTATGAAGCTATTTTTACTATTCTTTATAAAAACGCGTTTATATCAAAAGATTGTGAAATCACTCTTGAAGCAAATGTAAATTATTTAAACACGCAATGGTGCAAGGATTTGGTATCTCTAGGAGCAAATCGCTTAAGTGTTGGGATTCAGAGTTTTGATAAAGATAAGATAGCTTTTTTAGAACGAGAACATAGTGTGTATGAGATTGCTAAATGTATAGAGAATGCGTATAATGGAGGATTTAAAAATATAAGCTGCGATTTAATCATTAATACACCTTTAGATTCTAAAGCGCTTATATCATCAGAAATTACTCAAGCTGCTGCATTGCCACTAAGTCATATATCAGTTTATACTTTGAGTATTGATGAGGGCTCTCGTTTTTTTTTGGAATCTAAAAAATCAAAGCCTATACAAAATTCAAAAACAATAGATTCTAAGACAGATGAAGAGTTAAGTTTTTGGGCAAGAGAATGCCTTAAAGAAAATGGATTTTATCAATATGAAGTGTCAAATTATGTTAAATTCAATACAAATGCGGAATGTAAGCATAATCTAGGGTATTGGCAAGGTGAAGAGTATTTAGGTTGTGGAGCAGGAGCTGTAGGTAGGATAGCAAATAAGCGCACTAGAGCTTATCCAAGTCTCAATGAATACATCAAAAACCCTTATTATAGATTAGTAGAGGAGTTAAGTGAGGAGGATTTACGTTTAGAGCAGATAATGCTAGGTCTTAGGTGTGTTAAAGGCGTGGATATGGCAGTATTTGATGATGAAAGATTTCTAAAACCTTTGTTTGATGATAAAAAATGTTTTAGAGAATCTTATAATGGCAAATTATTTTTGGTAGCAGATGAGTTATTTTTGGCAGATGAGATTGCAACTTGGATTTTATGTAGGATTTAG